In Oryza sativa Japonica Group chromosome 3, ASM3414082v1, one DNA window encodes the following:
- the LOC4333353 gene encoding uncharacterized protein encodes MERQDGDAEGSGRGEHRSRGCRSPAETKTDRSPGIPRVLEVGFATVREHHGTKSTTGPQKSNNLQNKKIKSREDGREPEAAELRRGERRRDHEVVFAAAARDPPTLQRPDFDCVRQNKHPNANTENEMTGGDLEKASGSLLDQSKQPLNIKRDRRRLEEVSDKMWKDEAKEIGSRSPALTKGSTKESQMLQSLDGKAKNAQKRRKDAKQELRSKIPGVTLVSDDSLFGQAANYIEDLEGTSLDLEGLSGTAMIRKVLPGSNKIRGVTALFEAASRHITEVKKKKKIAPEEVEKEFRPGVDAHDGRAGKKLTNMIPIPHIPKINGDIPSAIEAFADHQRLLDRLVLYDLAEVKVKGDRNCQFRALSDQMYHTTEHHRFVRQQVVKQLESYPEIYAGYVPMDYREYLKKMTEDGEWGDHVTLQAAADLYGVKITLLTSCRDTFYIEVLPADQKPKGEICISFWAEVHYDSVYAEKAS; translated from the exons atggagaGGCAGGACGGCGACGCTGAGGGATCGGGACGGGGAGAGCATAGGAGCAGAGGCTGCCGTTCCCCGGCAGAGACCAAGACTGACCGAAGCCCCGGCATTCCCAG AGTTCTGGAGGTGGGGTTCGCCACCGTGCGAGAACACCACGGGACCAAGAGCACCACGGGACCCCAAAAGAGCAACAACCTCCAGAACAAGAAGATAAAATCAAGAGAAGATGGCAGAGAACCGGAGGCCGCAGAGTTGAGACGGGGCGAGAGGAGAAG AGACCACGAGGTGGTATTTGCCGCTGCTGCGCGAGATCCACCTACACTGCAGCGCCCCGACTTCGACTGCGTGCGTCAGAACAAACATCCCAATG CCAATACTGAGAATGAGATGACGGGCGGTGATCTCGAGAAAGCAAGTGGAAGCTTACTAGACCAGAGCAAGCAACCGCTGAACATAAAGAGGGATCGTCGCAGGCTAGAAGAAGTCAG TGATAAAATGTGGAAGGATGAAGCGAAGGAGATTGGAAGCAGGTCGCCAGCACTAACAAAGGGGAGCACGAAAGAGTCTCAGATGCTTCAGTCTCTCG ATGGCAAAGCAAAAAACGCTCAGAAAAGAAGGAAAGATGCTAAGCAAGAACTCCGCAGCAAGATTCCAGGAGTGACACTGGTTTCTGATGACTCACTGTTTGGGCAAGCAGCTAATTACATCGAAGACCTTGAAGGGACATCACTTGACTTAGAAGGCTTATCTGGAACTGCCATGATCAGAAAAGTTCTTCCTGGTTCAAATAAAATACGAGGTGTTACCGCGCTTTTTGAGGCAGCGAGCAGACATATAACAGAAG ttaaaaagaaaaagaaaattgccCCTGAAGAAGTTGAAAAGGAATTTCGTCCTGGAGTTGATGCCCATGATGGCCGAGCTGGGAAAAAATTGACCAACATGATTCCCATTCCT CATATTCCAAAAATAAATGGCGATATTCCTTCTGCCATTGAAGCCTTTGCAGATCACCAAAGACTGCTTGACAG GTTGGTGCTGTATGATCTGGCTGAAGTCAAGGTTAAAGGAGACAGGAATTGCCAG TTCCGAGCATTGTCAGATCAAATGTACCACACCACCGAACACCACAGGTTTGTTCGTCAGCAAGTAGTGAAACAG CTTGAGTCTTATCCTGAAATTTATGCGGGTTATGTCCCTATGGATTATAGGGAATATCTGAAGAAGATGACAGA GGATGGAGAGTGGGGTGACCATGTTACGCTTCAGGCTGCTGCCGACTTG TATGGTGTAAAGATAACCCTGCTGACATCATGCAGAGATACCTTTTACATTGAAGTTCTTCCTGCTGACCAGAAACCAAAAGGAG AGATATGCATTAGTTTTTGGGCTGAGGTGCACTACGATTCGGTATATGCAGAAAAAG CCAGTTGA